The following are encoded in a window of uncultured Ilyobacter sp. genomic DNA:
- a CDS encoding fumarylacetoacetate hydrolase family protein, producing the protein MKFVYYLEKNEKKIGVLKNSGAIVDIRPFYSSKGLDIPKDMNDIIDSWMDPFLNELRSFVNSAESYSDIESIKILAPIEYPKRNILCLGKNYLDHAKEIVGLSGSEDSIPKFPIYFSKIASPAIGDGDIIQSHKEITEMVDYEVELGVIIGKDGINIKPEEAEDYIFGYTIVNDVSARNIQRKHGQWFKGKCLETFCPMGPVIVHKSDIPFPVELNIMCSVNDELRQNSNTKMLIFDIPTIISDLSKGMYLRKGDIIITGTPSGVGLGFKPFKFLKSGDKVVCEIEKIGTLTNIVK; encoded by the coding sequence ATGAAGTTTGTTTATTATCTTGAAAAGAATGAAAAAAAAATAGGTGTTTTAAAGAACTCCGGTGCAATAGTAGATATAAGGCCTTTCTATTCTTCAAAAGGGCTCGATATACCAAAGGACATGAATGATATTATTGATAGCTGGATGGATCCATTTTTAAATGAACTCCGAAGCTTTGTTAATTCGGCTGAATCCTATTCTGACATTGAAAGTATAAAAATACTTGCCCCTATAGAGTATCCCAAAAGAAATATTCTATGCCTTGGAAAAAATTACTTAGATCATGCCAAAGAAATAGTCGGTCTTAGCGGTTCTGAAGACAGTATCCCAAAATTTCCCATATATTTTTCAAAAATTGCAAGTCCTGCAATAGGAGACGGGGATATTATCCAGAGTCATAAAGAGATCACAGAGATGGTCGACTATGAAGTGGAACTAGGTGTAATTATAGGAAAAGACGGTATAAATATAAAGCCTGAAGAAGCGGAAGATTACATATTCGGATACACAATCGTAAATGATGTTTCAGCAAGAAATATACAGAGAAAACACGGACAGTGGTTCAAAGGGAAATGCCTTGAGACTTTCTGCCCTATGGGACCTGTGATAGTTCATAAAAGTGATATTCCCTTTCCTGTGGAACTAAATATAATGTGCAGCGTAAATGACGAACTTCGTCAAAATTCAAATACAAAAATGCTGATTTTTGACATACCCACAATCATAAGTGATCTTTCAAAAGGAATGTATCTCCGTAAGGGAGATATAATTATTACAGGGACTCCCTCAGGTGTAGGGCTAGGTTTCAAACCCTTCAAGTTTTTGAAGTCAGGGGATAAGGTTGTCTGTGAAATTGAAAAAATCGGCACTCTTACCAATATTGTTAAATAA
- a CDS encoding phospho-sugar mutase codes for MDANIWGKFENWSNSDYIDVEDREELKQIKDNVKEVEDRFYTDLEFGTGGMRGIRGVGTNRINKYIVKKAAQGIANYMLKMDAKAAVERGVVIAYDCRIGSYEYSLNMALVFAANGIKTNIFESLRSTPELSFAVRELETMVGVMVTASHNPKEYNGFKVYWEDGGQVVEPHATEIVKEVYAVESFDAIKAMTQKEAEEKGLLEFVGKALDDRYIEEIKKEALNIDIPGKKDFKIVYSPLHGTGKRPVQRVMKEMGFDSLYTVAEQEEPDGTFPTCDYANPEDPAVFKLGIELAEKVGSKLCMANDPDADRIGIAVKRKNGEWVYPNGNQVGLLLMNYILENRKDIPENGAVISTVVSTPMLDVVAADKGVKMFRTLTGFKYIGEKILEFETGKIDGTYLFGFEESYGYLVGTHARDKDAIVSTMLIAEMAAYYESNGTSVIEELEKLYDKYGWYKEGIQAITMSGKEGAEKIQNIMKSLRENMPVEILGKKVKKVRDFQLQKDYDKVIGKEYPIELPKSNVIQMILEDDTYITARPSGTEPKIKYYYGINAKTEAEAEKKLEDTMKGFSEFLEK; via the coding sequence ATGGATGCTAATATCTGGGGAAAATTTGAAAACTGGTCTAATTCAGACTATATCGATGTAGAGGACAGGGAAGAACTGAAACAGATAAAGGATAATGTCAAAGAGGTGGAAGATAGATTTTATACAGATTTAGAATTTGGAACTGGCGGTATGAGAGGGATAAGGGGAGTAGGGACTAACAGAATAAACAAATATATAGTGAAAAAAGCAGCTCAGGGGATAGCAAACTATATGCTAAAAATGGATGCTAAGGCTGCAGTGGAAAGAGGTGTGGTGATAGCTTATGACTGCAGAATTGGATCCTACGAATACTCTCTTAACATGGCTCTTGTTTTTGCGGCAAATGGAATTAAGACAAATATTTTTGAGTCTTTGAGATCAACACCAGAACTATCCTTCGCTGTTAGAGAGTTGGAAACCATGGTAGGAGTAATGGTAACTGCATCTCATAATCCAAAAGAATACAATGGTTTTAAGGTATACTGGGAAGATGGTGGACAAGTGGTGGAGCCTCATGCCACTGAGATAGTGAAAGAGGTATATGCAGTAGAGAGCTTTGATGCTATAAAGGCCATGACTCAAAAAGAGGCTGAAGAAAAGGGGCTTCTTGAATTTGTGGGGAAAGCTCTTGATGACAGGTATATAGAAGAGATCAAAAAAGAAGCCCTCAACATTGATATTCCAGGAAAAAAAGATTTTAAAATAGTATACTCTCCACTTCATGGGACAGGAAAAAGACCCGTTCAGAGAGTAATGAAGGAAATGGGCTTTGACAGTCTGTATACAGTAGCAGAGCAGGAAGAACCAGACGGGACTTTTCCAACATGTGACTACGCAAATCCTGAAGACCCTGCAGTATTTAAACTAGGTATAGAGCTTGCAGAAAAAGTGGGATCGAAACTGTGCATGGCTAACGACCCTGATGCAGACAGAATAGGTATAGCAGTGAAGAGAAAGAACGGAGAATGGGTTTATCCAAATGGTAACCAGGTAGGACTTCTTCTTATGAACTATATCCTTGAAAACAGAAAGGATATACCTGAGAACGGAGCAGTAATCTCAACGGTGGTATCCACTCCTATGCTTGACGTTGTAGCGGCAGACAAAGGTGTGAAGATGTTTAGGACTCTTACTGGGTTTAAATATATAGGGGAAAAAATATTAGAATTTGAGACTGGCAAAATTGACGGGACATATTTATTTGGATTTGAGGAATCTTACGGATATCTGGTTGGAACGCATGCAAGAGATAAGGATGCGATAGTTTCTACGATGCTGATAGCAGAGATGGCTGCTTACTATGAATCTAATGGGACCTCAGTAATAGAAGAGTTAGAAAAACTCTATGACAAGTATGGATGGTATAAAGAGGGAATACAGGCGATTACAATGAGTGGTAAAGAGGGAGCTGAAAAGATACAGAATATAATGAAGTCCCTCAGAGAGAACATGCCTGTGGAAATTTTGGGAAAGAAAGTAAAGAAAGTAAGAGACTTTCAGCTTCAGAAAGATTATGACAAGGTGATCGGAAAGGAATACCCTATAGAGCTTCCTAAATCTAATGTAATACAGATGATTCTTGAAGACGATACTTATATAACTGCTAGACCTTCTGGAACGGAACCTAAGATAAAATATTATTATGGAATAAATGCAAAAACAGAAGCAGAGGCAGAGAAAAAATTGGAAGATACAATGAAGGGGTTCTCAGAATTCCTTGAAAAATAA
- the murI gene encoding glutamate racemase: protein MAKIGVFDSGVGGITVLKEIIKNLPGEEIIYYGDNKYAPYGNRTVENIRELCLNIGEFLVKSKVDAIVIACNTATAASIDILKERFPFIPILGVIEAGARVAEETTASRCTGILATPATVAMGAYPRAIQSIDSSLSVIQRGCPEFCPMIEDGWEDTLENEEIVKGHLSHIPEQADTLVLGCTHYPIIKNIIARFFKGRIVDPAEETAISLRKELLLNSIKINESGKGHTEFYVSGDTEKFQKVAESFLGQKIEKIYQIDLSAINLSVINLNAS from the coding sequence ATGGCAAAAATCGGTGTTTTTGATTCTGGTGTCGGAGGGATAACTGTATTAAAAGAGATTATTAAAAATCTCCCTGGGGAAGAGATTATATATTATGGTGATAATAAATATGCACCCTATGGAAATAGAACCGTAGAAAATATAAGAGAACTTTGTTTGAATATAGGTGAGTTCTTGGTTAAAAGCAAAGTTGATGCCATCGTTATCGCATGCAACACGGCCACTGCCGCATCGATTGATATACTTAAGGAGAGGTTTCCATTTATTCCTATCCTAGGGGTCATTGAGGCAGGTGCAAGGGTGGCTGAAGAAACAACAGCAAGCAGGTGCACCGGGATTCTAGCAACCCCTGCGACAGTGGCTATGGGTGCTTATCCTAGAGCGATACAGTCAATTGATTCATCCCTGTCGGTTATTCAAAGAGGTTGTCCTGAATTTTGCCCTATGATAGAAGATGGCTGGGAGGATACTTTAGAAAATGAGGAAATTGTTAAGGGTCACCTAAGTCATATACCTGAACAAGCAGATACTCTGGTATTGGGTTGTACCCACTACCCTATAATTAAGAATATTATCGCACGATTCTTTAAGGGGAGAATTGTGGATCCCGCAGAAGAAACTGCCATCTCTCTTAGAAAAGAGCTTCTTTTAAACTCAATAAAAATAAATGAGAGCGGTAAAGGCCATACAGAGTTTTATGTAAGTGGGGATACTGAAAAATTTCAAAAAGTTGCAGAGAGTTTTTTGGGGCAAAAAATAGAAAAAATATATCAAATAGATTTAAGTGCGATAAATTTAAGTGTGATAAATTTAAATGCGAGTTAA
- the hslO gene encoding Hsp33 family molecular chaperone HslO, which produces MARLIRGASKNARFFIVDSKDVVQKAQEIHNCSPTAIAAFGRFLTAGIIMGAGLKGDDIMTLRTDTDGPLNHMVVTSDSSGRIRGYLSNPEAELPLKTNGQPDVGGIIGKGMLRVIKDMGLKEPYVGVSNIQTGEIAEDIAYYYYTSEQTPTVLALGVSINDDLSIKNAGGYMIQLLPDSEEQFIDKLEAKIGAIRSVTELFDGGMSLERIAKLLYEDMEDDKGEKLVEDYEIYEEIETQYSCNCSRDRFYKGVVALGKEQLEEIFSEKETLEVECHFCKSKYSFKRDEFESLVN; this is translated from the coding sequence ATGGCCAGACTTATTAGAGGTGCTAGCAAAAATGCTAGATTTTTTATAGTAGATTCAAAGGATGTTGTACAGAAGGCTCAAGAGATACATAACTGCAGCCCTACTGCAATTGCTGCCTTTGGAAGATTCCTTACAGCTGGAATAATAATGGGGGCAGGTCTTAAGGGGGACGACATAATGACTCTAAGGACTGATACAGACGGGCCTCTGAATCATATGGTTGTGACCTCAGATTCTTCGGGAAGAATAAGAGGTTACCTTTCAAATCCGGAAGCCGAACTGCCTCTGAAAACCAATGGGCAGCCGGATGTAGGGGGAATAATAGGCAAGGGTATGCTAAGGGTAATAAAAGATATGGGACTAAAAGAGCCTTATGTAGGTGTTTCAAATATACAGACAGGGGAGATAGCAGAAGATATAGCATATTATTATTATACTTCTGAGCAAACACCAACAGTTCTGGCTCTCGGAGTTTCGATCAATGACGATCTATCTATAAAAAATGCCGGAGGCTACATGATCCAACTTTTGCCTGATTCTGAAGAACAGTTTATAGATAAGCTTGAGGCAAAGATCGGTGCTATAAGATCTGTAACAGAGCTTTTTGATGGAGGAATGAGCCTAGAAAGAATAGCTAAACTTTTATACGAGGACATGGAAGATGATAAGGGTGAAAAACTTGTAGAGGATTATGAGATCTACGAGGAAATAGAGACACAATACAGTTGTAATTGCAGTAGAGACAGATTTTATAAAGGAGTTGTCGCACTGGGAAAAGAACAGCTTGAAGAAATTTTCTCTGAAAAGGAAACTTTGGAGGTGGAGTGTCACTTTTGTAAATCAAAATACTCTTTTAAGAGGGATGAGTTTGAGAGTTTGGTGAACTAA
- a CDS encoding type II secretion system F family protein — translation MPKYKYRARDKNGHLIDGEMEAANESELNIGLDNLGHFLISVQSQDTVLGGDILAPFKKVKIKEMTQFTTELSTLIEAGISIVSALEIEVRQLKGGILKNAISTVIEDIKGGESFSEALSKHPKVFKKIYTGLVKSGEVSGQLDSILLDLAKYLDVNYKNRSKVKSAVIYPCVMFVVALAVSVFLLVVVLPSFVSVFENSGVSLPFPTRILLNLSVFMKTKWYLMLGGIAFVIALIRLWYTTPDGRHTIDGYKLKAPIFGSLMKKSVVSRFTRTFGALMKSSVPMLHALDILKESIENAVVEEVVDKMKVVVSEGGRVSKELEESEYFPAMVSRMVAVGENTGELDKMLLKISDHYDNELENDIKGLTSIIEPILIVFMGIVVGSIVLAVMLPMFDMIKLVK, via the coding sequence GTGCCAAAGTATAAGTATAGAGCCAGGGATAAAAATGGACACCTCATTGACGGTGAGATGGAAGCGGCTAATGAATCTGAACTTAATATAGGTTTAGATAACCTGGGTCATTTTTTAATAAGTGTCCAAAGTCAAGATACGGTTCTCGGAGGGGACATATTAGCACCCTTCAAAAAAGTGAAAATAAAAGAGATGACTCAGTTTACCACTGAGTTGTCTACCCTTATAGAGGCCGGAATATCAATCGTTTCTGCACTTGAGATAGAGGTCAGACAGCTGAAGGGAGGTATTTTAAAAAATGCTATTTCAACTGTTATAGAGGATATCAAAGGTGGAGAAAGTTTTTCTGAGGCTCTTTCAAAGCATCCTAAGGTATTTAAAAAAATATATACGGGACTTGTAAAGTCGGGAGAGGTTTCGGGACAGCTAGATAGTATACTTTTAGATCTGGCAAAATATTTGGATGTGAACTATAAAAACAGGTCAAAGGTTAAATCTGCAGTTATTTATCCCTGTGTAATGTTTGTAGTTGCCCTTGCAGTATCTGTTTTTTTGCTTGTGGTTGTACTTCCTAGCTTTGTGTCAGTATTTGAAAATTCAGGGGTGAGTCTTCCTTTTCCCACAAGAATTCTCTTAAATCTATCTGTTTTTATGAAAACTAAATGGTACCTCATGCTAGGAGGTATAGCATTTGTCATAGCACTGATAAGGCTGTGGTACACCACTCCTGACGGAAGGCATACAATAGACGGTTATAAATTAAAAGCCCCTATATTTGGAAGTCTTATGAAAAAATCAGTTGTGTCTAGATTTACAAGAACTTTCGGAGCTCTCATGAAGAGTTCTGTCCCTATGCTCCATGCTCTTGATATTTTAAAAGAGAGTATAGAAAATGCAGTGGTAGAAGAGGTAGTAGACAAAATGAAGGTGGTTGTAAGTGAAGGCGGAAGGGTTTCTAAGGAGCTAGAAGAAAGCGAATATTTTCCGGCTATGGTTTCGAGGATGGTTGCTGTTGGTGAAAATACTGGTGAACTGGACAAAATGCTGTTAAAAATATCCGACCACTATGACAATGAACTGGAAAATGATATAAAAGGGCTGACTTCGATTATCGAGCCTATCCTCATAGTTTTTATGGGAATAGTCGTGGGAAGTATAGTTTTGGCAGTAATGCTTCCTATGTTTGATATGATAAAGCTTGTGAAATAG
- a CDS encoding GNAT family N-acetyltransferase, with protein sequence MNIRYASIEDMSKIKSLYSEVAKTEGGIARFQYEITESYILEFIKNSVESGVILVAENESRDIIGEIHTYRSGLRVFDHVFTNLTIAVSPNHENKGKKLFFTLLEIVEKNKDILRVGKKLFFTLLEIVEKNKDILRVELIARESNKKAIDFYKKLGFEIEGALRNKIKNSNGKMESDIIMGWIKK encoded by the coding sequence ATGAATATAAGATATGCAAGTATAGAGGATATGAGCAAAATTAAATCTTTATACAGTGAAGTTGCAAAAACAGAAGGTGGGATAGCTCGGTTTCAGTACGAAATAACAGAGAGCTACATTTTAGAATTTATAAAAAATTCTGTAGAGTCTGGTGTTATTTTGGTTGCAGAAAATGAGAGCAGGGATATTATAGGGGAAATACACACCTATCGTTCAGGTCTTCGGGTTTTTGACCATGTTTTCACAAATCTTACCATAGCAGTCTCTCCAAACCATGAGAACAAAGGGAAAAAATTATTTTTCACTCTTCTTGAAATTGTAGAAAAAAATAAAGATATTTTGAGAGTTGGAAAAAAATTATTTTTCACTCTTCTTGAAATTGTAGAAAAAAATAAAGATATTTTGAGAGTTGAACTTATAGCGAGAGAAAGCAACAAAAAAGCCATTGATTTTTATAAAAAACTTGGATTTGAGATTGAAGGGGCATTAAGGAATAAGATAAAAAATTCAAATGGAAAAATGGAAAGCGATATCATTATGGGATGGATAAAAAAATAG
- the putP gene encoding sodium/proline symporter PutP, which produces MAGFETLFTFGIYMIFLIGIGVYFYNKTNSVEDYLIGGRGMGSWVTALSAQASDMSGWLLMGLPGAVYISGMNQAWIAIGLLVGTYLNWKLVAPRLRVQTEETDTMTISTFLEKKLGDNTGLIRNFSAIVTLFFFTIYSSSGLVAAGKLFESMLGIDYKIAVIVGAVTIVTYTFMGGYLASCWTDFFQGGLMFAAIIVVPLMALNSAGGTQGVIDAMAAKNISMDIFSNGSEKLGAMAIFSSLAWGLGYFGQPHILVRFMSINSVKDLKKSRLIAMIWVIISLGGAIAVGLAGIAMFKTNLDMGGDSERVFIYMISKLFNPWIGGILLAAILSAIMSTIDSQLLVSSTTLTEDFYKYIKKDVKDKELMWVGRFCVIGISLVSVLMALNPSAKVLALVSYAWGGFGAVFGPAILTTLYFKNINWKSVFMGMVTGMLVLVTWKHLGYDSFMYEIVPGFIANGVVTLIGEKVFFQEKTRETNELA; this is translated from the coding sequence ATGGCAGGATTTGAGACACTTTTTACCTTTGGAATATATATGATATTTCTCATAGGTATAGGGGTTTATTTCTATAATAAAACGAATAGCGTAGAGGACTATCTCATAGGAGGCAGAGGGATGGGATCTTGGGTAACGGCACTTTCGGCTCAGGCTAGTGATATGAGCGGATGGCTTCTCATGGGACTTCCTGGGGCGGTATACATATCTGGTATGAACCAGGCATGGATAGCTATAGGCCTTTTGGTAGGGACTTACTTAAACTGGAAACTTGTTGCACCGAGACTAAGAGTCCAAACGGAAGAGACTGATACAATGACTATCTCTACTTTCTTAGAAAAAAAACTGGGAGACAATACAGGACTAATAAGAAATTTTTCAGCAATAGTAACACTCTTCTTCTTTACTATCTATTCATCATCTGGACTAGTGGCAGCAGGAAAACTCTTTGAGTCTATGCTGGGGATAGATTATAAAATTGCTGTAATTGTAGGTGCGGTTACAATAGTTACTTATACTTTCATGGGAGGGTATCTAGCATCTTGCTGGACGGATTTTTTCCAGGGAGGGCTTATGTTTGCGGCTATAATAGTGGTGCCTCTGATGGCGTTGAATAGTGCCGGTGGTACTCAAGGTGTAATAGATGCCATGGCAGCTAAAAATATAAGCATGGATATTTTTAGCAATGGTTCTGAAAAACTTGGAGCAATGGCAATATTTTCCTCTTTAGCATGGGGGCTAGGATACTTTGGACAACCTCATATTTTAGTGAGATTTATGAGTATAAACTCTGTGAAAGATCTTAAGAAATCAAGATTAATAGCCATGATATGGGTGATAATATCTTTAGGTGGAGCAATAGCAGTAGGTCTAGCAGGAATAGCAATGTTTAAAACCAATTTGGATATGGGGGGAGACTCTGAAAGAGTTTTCATCTATATGATATCAAAATTATTTAACCCTTGGATTGGTGGGATACTATTGGCTGCCATATTGTCTGCAATAATGTCTACAATAGATTCTCAGCTTCTTGTATCGTCTACAACGCTTACAGAGGATTTTTATAAATATATAAAGAAGGATGTAAAGGATAAGGAGCTCATGTGGGTGGGGAGATTTTGTGTGATAGGAATATCTCTTGTATCTGTATTGATGGCCCTTAATCCTAGTGCAAAGGTTTTGGCCCTTGTGTCTTATGCATGGGGAGGATTCGGAGCTGTATTTGGTCCAGCTATTTTAACTACCCTGTATTTTAAAAATATAAACTGGAAAAGTGTATTCATGGGAATGGTGACGGGGATGCTTGTTCTTGTAACGTGGAAGCATCTTGGTTATGATTCATTCATGTACGAAATTGTTCCAGGGTTTATAGCAAACGGAGTAGTAACTCTAATAGGTGAGAAGGTATTTTTCCAAGAAAAAACACGAGAAACAAATGAACTTGCTTAG
- a CDS encoding helix-hairpin-helix domain-containing protein, with protein MSENKKFLLLILVILGIFAGEKLYKNLNLKKNRKESKYELTITKNSYEDKNGPLDINKATVDSMLKNGISLKYAEGIDEYREITGGFLTIEELRRIKGIGARTFEKISEKIIVYEKPERNSFYINEASDKTLLYFGFTKKEIKKIRKEQNRNFKINSNIELRNILGDERYYYFKDFVQYERY; from the coding sequence ATGAGCGAGAACAAAAAGTTCCTGCTTCTCATCTTGGTGATACTAGGTATTTTTGCAGGAGAAAAACTGTATAAAAACTTAAATCTCAAAAAAAATAGAAAAGAATCAAAGTATGAGCTTACTATAACAAAAAATTCTTATGAAGATAAAAATGGTCCTTTAGATATAAATAAGGCCACGGTGGACAGTATGTTGAAAAACGGTATAAGCCTAAAATATGCAGAGGGTATAGATGAGTATCGTGAAATAACCGGTGGATTTTTGACTATTGAGGAGCTTAGAAGGATAAAGGGTATAGGGGCAAGAACCTTTGAAAAAATTTCTGAAAAAATAATAGTTTATGAAAAACCAGAAAGAAACTCATTTTATATAAACGAGGCCTCTGATAAGACTCTTTTATATTTTGGTTTTACAAAAAAAGAGATTAAAAAAATAAGAAAAGAGCAAAATAGAAATTTTAAAATTAACAGCAATATAGAACTCAGAAATATACTAGGTGATGAAAGATATTATTATTTTAAAGATTTTGTACAATATGAGCGATACTAA
- a CDS encoding coproporphyrinogen III oxidase codes for MILDTDFDITENSMDEFLRILVPEARGRDIKIRTIEEGENIILLIETNGVKKEFIYKNHIDKIDDQKIVMAKTAILDIYGKDYPWGSLKGVRPTKLVRRLLALDYDYPEIKDILEGLFMVSEKKSALIIEVVKKEMEYLDRDYINMYIGIPFCPTKCRYCSFASYEINSGVGRHYGAFVDTLVEEIRLTGEHLKKNGYKLGSIYIGGGTPSILTESDMERVLASVNNNVDLSSIKEFTFEAGRVDTLTRKKLEIMKTYGVDRVSLNPQTFNEKTLKNLNRTFSRDKFDEMYDIAKNMGFIINMDLIIGLPGEGTKEILNTIKELEKYQMENLTVHVLALKKASVLFKDGHQEEEIDREAVESSIEELASKKSLKPYYMYRLKNSTQWGENLGYAIDGKESVFNIEMIEENQSTIGLGGGAITKKIVAESPVRDHIDRLVGPKEPATYVREMKERLKKKLDLFKK; via the coding sequence TTGATTTTAGATACAGATTTTGATATTACAGAAAACAGTATGGATGAGTTTCTGAGGATACTGGTTCCTGAGGCTAGGGGCAGAGATATAAAAATTAGGACTATAGAGGAGGGTGAGAATATAATCCTTCTCATAGAGACCAATGGGGTAAAAAAAGAGTTTATCTACAAAAATCATATAGACAAGATAGATGACCAGAAGATAGTCATGGCTAAAACGGCTATTTTGGATATCTATGGAAAAGACTACCCTTGGGGCAGCCTGAAGGGGGTAAGACCCACAAAGCTTGTAAGAAGACTGCTGGCTCTAGATTATGATTATCCAGAGATAAAGGATATCTTAGAGGGGCTTTTTATGGTGTCTGAAAAAAAGAGCGCCCTCATAATAGAGGTTGTAAAAAAAGAAATGGAATATTTAGACAGGGACTACATAAATATGTATATAGGAATACCCTTCTGCCCTACAAAGTGCAGATACTGCTCCTTTGCCTCGTACGAGATAAACAGCGGAGTGGGCAGGCACTACGGAGCCTTTGTAGATACCCTGGTAGAGGAGATAAGACTAACTGGGGAGCATCTAAAGAAAAATGGCTATAAACTTGGCTCAATCTACATAGGTGGAGGTACACCTAGCATACTGACAGAAAGTGATATGGAAAGGGTACTGGCATCTGTCAACAACAATGTAGATCTATCCTCTATAAAGGAATTTACTTTTGAAGCTGGGAGAGTGGACACTCTTACAAGGAAAAAACTGGAGATAATGAAGACTTACGGTGTAGACAGAGTGAGTCTGAACCCTCAGACCTTCAATGAAAAAACACTTAAAAATCTCAACAGGACATTTTCTAGAGATAAGTTTGACGAGATGTATGACATCGCAAAGAATATGGGATTTATCATAAATATGGATCTGATTATAGGTCTCCCAGGAGAGGGAACCAAAGAAATACTCAATACCATAAAAGAGCTTGAAAAATATCAGATGGAAAACCTGACGGTGCATGTGTTGGCATTAAAAAAAGCCTCTGTACTTTTTAAAGATGGACACCAGGAAGAGGAGATAGACAGAGAAGCTGTGGAAAGTTCCATAGAAGAGTTAGCCAGTAAAAAATCTCTAAAGCCGTACTATATGTACAGACTGAAAAACAGTACTCAGTGGGGAGAAAACCTTGGTTACGCAATAGATGGGAAAGAGTCTGTATTTAATATTGAAATGATAGAAGAAAACCAGTCTACAATAGGTCTGGGTGGCGGAGCTATCACAAAAAAAATAGTTGCAGAATCCCCTGTGAGAGACCACATAGACAGATTGGTAGGTCCTAAAGAACCAGCCACCTATGTAAGAGAGATGAAAGAAAGGCTGAAAAAAAAGCTGGATCTTTTTAAAAAATAA
- a CDS encoding amidohydrolase family protein has protein sequence MTSKEAISLGTKNVASALNLSGRGVIEKGSFADLLLLKEDLNIYSVIANGKFMIDQNEVIVKGTYE, from the coding sequence TTGACCTCTAAGGAAGCAATCTCCTTAGGAACAAAAAATGTGGCTTCAGCACTGAACCTTTCCGGTAGAGGGGTAATAGAAAAAGGGAGTTTTGCAGATCTGCTTTTGCTGAAAGAAGATTTGAATATTTACTCTGTAATAGCCAATGGTAAATTTATGATAGATCAAAATGAAGTTATTGTAAAAGGTACCTACGAGTAG
- a CDS encoding DUF3870 domain-containing protein, translating into MYNLDENIYLTGHGRTHENNPITKLFICLYMGLLVNKKTGEIIEVDATVQMDLTKKVISEIFYGKNILDEEEIIEKINKFYFASSQKALIIAYKECIHKFKKNKDL; encoded by the coding sequence ATGTATAACTTAGATGAAAATATATATTTAACAGGTCATGGTAGAACCCACGAGAACAATCCCATAACTAAATTATTTATTTGTTTATATATGGGACTATTAGTTAATAAAAAAACAGGTGAAATAATCGAGGTAGATGCTACAGTTCAGATGGATCTCACTAAAAAAGTTATTTCTGAAATATTTTATGGAAAAAACATTCTAGATGAAGAAGAGATAATAGAAAAAATAAATAAATTTTATTTTGCATCTTCTCAAAAAGCTTTAATCATAGCTTATAAAGAATGCATACATAAATTTAAAAAAAATAAAGATCTTTGA